The DNA segment CGGATATGGCGGTAAATATATACTGTTTCAAAAGATTGGTGAGGGAATGATTCCTTATCCAGAGGTACTCGCAATGCGAGTCCAAGTTATGGATCGAATATTTGACGAACTTCCCACTCTGGAAGATATAGAAGGATTACGCATATTGCCAATTGATTTCCCTAAAAGAATTAATATGAATAGAGATCCAATATGGATGAGTGCATTGATATATTTACCAAAAAAATCATATTATCCTGCTAAATACCTTACTTACATCGGAAACTGCCAAGGACCCGCAAATAAAATGAATAATAAACGAGAAATCTGTTGGACTCATATAGATTCTTTGTATGAAGAACATCAGCGTTGGAATGGGATAGAGTACGAAACCATAGGAGATGGAGTGTACCGATATGTTCAAGAATCAAAATAACTCTTGAAGTTTATGACATTAAAAACAAAAGGACAAACAATATGGAAAAACGAATAATAAGCATAATATTTACAATAGCGCTGATATTCGTCTTCGGCGCGCCGATGTAGTTGGGACGGCGGCAATATCGCTGCCGAGATGCAGAACAATGCGGTAACGGTCACATATATCCGCGGCATAAACCTCATCGCTCCCGATGTGGACGGCGTAAGGACATATTACCTCTATAACGCTCACGGTGACGTGGTGAATCTACAGATTCGTCTGCGACTGCAATAAAATCCTATGACTATGATGCCTTCGGCGTTGAGAGGAACATAGCTTCCAGCGATATCAACCCGTTCAGATACTGCGGGGAGTATTATGATAAGGAGACCGGGGAGATATATCTCCGGGCGAGGTATTATAATCCTGCAACGGGTAGGATGTTCTCGGAAGATACTGTAACGTCACAGTTCAGTGAAATGGCGAATGGACAAAAGATTCCAGATCCACTAAGCCTTAACCTTTATACTTATTGCGGCAGTAATCCGATTCTTTACCAAGATGCAATCGGTCACATATTTATGCTGGTGACGGCAGCGATAGGCGCTGTTCTGGGAGGTATAGGCGGTGCTATCTACTCACAAATTAAATATGGTAAAGTAAGATGGCAAAACGTTGTTGCCGGAGCGGCTATTGGCGGTGTAATTGGACTAACAGGCGGAGCGGCAGCAGGTATAGCACTTGCAGGAAGTGTGACGGCTTCTACTGGTGCTGTAATTGCTGGTGGAAATGCATTAATTGCTACGGTAGGGACAGGAGGATTAGCTTCCGGTGGTAAATTTGTATCTGATAATTTTAAGATATTTGTAAATGCATTTAGTACTGCTGCACCAGCATTAGGAACGCAATTTGGTAAACTAGGTAAACTAGTAAAAAGCCCTAATATTAGTATAGATTGGGAAAATACTACACCTCATGGTTTAGAAAGAATGTTGGAACGTGGCGTTACTCAAAACATGGTTGATACATGGATTAAAACAGCTAAAGTGTTACAACAATCAGGTGATAAATTTTTATATGTTGCTCGCCAAGGTGTGGTTGTTTTATCAAAAGCAGGACAAGTAATTACAGCTTACGGAAGTAATTACTTTGATCAAAATATGCAAGAAATTGTTAATATATTATGGAAATATGTGAACTTCAAATGAACTCTATAAAATTAATCATAAATGAGTGGGATCCAATTGATCTTTTATTGCACGCTCCTGAAGATGAATATGCATTCGAAATAAAAGAAATAAAAAAACTACTTAATGATAATATTAATTTAGAAAATTTATCTGAAGGAATTTATGAAATTTTCAAATTAAATTTTGGTGACATATTTAAAAAATCAAAATCTGATTGTATATTAATAGCAGAAAAAATATTATTTATAAATAAATAATAACTTATTACTTTTGTCTTTATACTCATTGCTAGACCATTGAAGTTACGACAAGAGTTATAAATGGGGTAACACGCATTGTCGATGCATGGGTCAAAACGAGGTGATAAAATGATAACTTTCCTTGAAGTAAAGGGATTATTAGAACTTGAACAAGCTGAAAAATGGGGTGAAGCAGGAGAGTTGCTATACGATCTATGGTATAATGATAAAAGTAACGCTACTAAACTATGCCGGATTCTCTCTGAGTGTTGGTATGAGTTAACCGAATGGGATTGCTGTATTCAAAATAAAAATCTGTCCTTTGACTCTTTTAAAGAAACTTTGATTAATATTACACAGTATGGATTAACGCACTTTAATACTAATGGAAATTTTCTTTGGATGACTGGTTATATGATTTCATTGTTCCCCTATCTTTTTTATAATGGTGAGGCAGATGGTTTGTATAGTGAATGGGAAGAAAGAGGTAAAGATATGTTGCTTCTTGCAACACAGATAGAGCCTGAAAATCTAATATCTAGGATGCTTTATTTGGGCGCCCAAGGCGATTCTGATAAATACTCAACGGTTAAAACAAAACTAGCACCATACCTAAAAGATTTTTTCCCCGGAAGCACTGCCATTGAGGATTATTTTAAAGACATTTTATCCTCCTAAGGTTTGAAAGGAGTAATAAAATAGCTTGAAAAAGCAAATTCAAATGACTGTAACAGGCTGTACACCGTCAGCGAAGGCGGAGCCGTCACCGCCACATATTCGTATGATGACAACGGCAACCGGTCAAGCCTTGTTTACGCCAACGGCACAGGCGAATATTATACCTATAACCTGGCGAACCTTGTAACAGGTGTAACAAATAAAAAGATATCCGACAACTCGATTATCTCTTCCTTCGCCTACACCTATTACCTTGACGGCAATCAGGCGACAAAGACCGACAACACAGGCAGAACGACTACCTATACCTATGACGATTTAGGCAGGCTGTTGACCGAAAGCGAAGCTGTCGGCGGGGTTACTCAAAGAAGCTTATCATATACCTATGACAAGCGCGGCAACAGGCTCACCTTAACCGTCACAGGCTCGGAAGAATATACGGTCGCGTACACCTGCGACGCGAACAACCGCCTTATCACGGAAGTAAAAACGCAGGGCGGAATAACGACGACAACCACCTACGGTTATGACGCGAACGGAAACCAGACGACAAAGACGACGGACGGCGTTACTCAAACTTCGATGTATAACCTCTTTGGGCAGCTCACAGGCGACGGAATTCTGACCTACACCTACCGTCCGGACGGACTCAGAAGCACGAAGTCTGACGGCACGACAACGACCGTTCATATCTGGGACAGCGGCAATATCGTTGCCGAAATGCAGAACAATGCCATTACGGTCACATATATCCGCGGCATAAACCTCATCGCGTCCGATGTGGACGGCGTAAGAACGTATTACCTCTATAACGCTCACGGTGACGTGGTGAATCTTACAGATTCGTCTGCTACTGTAACAAAATCCTATGACTATGACGCCTTCGGCGTTGAGAGGAATATAGCTCCCGGCGATGCCAACCCGTTCAGATACTGCGCGGAGTATTATGATAAGGAGACCGGGGAGCTATATCTCCGGGCGAGGTATTATGATCCGGTGACGGGACGATTTTCGCAGGAAGACCCCATAGGGAGTGGTCTAAACTGGTATACCTATTGTAGTAATGATCCAATTTTATTTATAGATCCAACAGGATATTGGGAGGAGACAGATTCTAAATTTTCCTCCACAGTTCAAAGTTATTTATTAAAATTGACATATTTTTGGTATATGGCCGACTCAGACGAGGCGAGAAACGATATACACGAAGAAGCAGAAAGAGTTAGAGATATCTATTCAAGCGGATTGGGGTGGCTATTAGATAATGCTAAGATTATCTCTGGTGCATTGGCAGATGAATACTTTTTGGGCGACTGTTCTGTAGATGAAAGAGATTATTGGTTATATTTAGCTCAAGAATTTCAACCAGATATTAAAATAGATAATAGACCGATTTTACGTGGAGCAATTTTTATAGCAGGCTTTGTTACTCCATCAATTGATGATGTTTGGCGATATGTTTCAAAAAAAGCATCAAAAGAAATGATTGAAACTATTGGAGAAAAAGAATCTAAAAAGTTTTTAAAATCAATGACAAAATTTGCTGGAAAGGCAGGAAGAAATGGGATAAAAAAATTAGAGGGAAAAGGTATTAAAGGTTTTATGTATGAAGTAAAGGTAATATCAAAGAGTGGAGCATATCGATTGTTAGGAAATAAAGCAAAGACAGGCGAAATAATTTGGGAGGTTTTTGAAAAGACTCATCATTAAGAGTAAAATCAATAGAAAAAATAAAGAATGATAAATATTGAACAAGATCTTTATGATTTTTACCATAAATACGAAAATAAATGCTTAAAACATTACAAAAAAGTTATTAAAAATTTTAAAATAAGTGAACCTGAAGATTATGAGGAATATGAAAAGGAATTCGGAAATTTTGATAATATAGAACTGCGTATATATGGAATAAATTATGAACTACGACTGCCGGAATTGCCGGAACCGAGCGAACCTTTAATAAATATTATATATGATCTTTTTATTAACGATCATAATATTGGGTATTTTAAAATATGTTTCACAAATAATGAAAAAATAGCAGATGAGTTTCTTTGCTTTAATTAGATCTTAAAAATTCGTCTGCTACTGTAACAAAATCCTATGACTATGACGCCTTCGGCGTTGAGAGGAATATAGCTCCTGGCGATGCCAACCCGTTCAGATACTGCGGGGAGTATTATGATAAGGAGACTGGGGAGATATATCTCCGGGCGAGGTATTATAACGCAAGTATAGGACGCTTCCTTAGTGAAGATACCCACTGGAATACGGGCAACATGATATATGGAGATTACCCCGTAAAAAATAGTAACTACCAAGACCCATTAGAATTAAATACTTATACCTATGTACCGGATATAACTGCAATTATGCAAAGCGGAAATTTATATATTTACTGCATGGAAAATCCGATCATGTACATAGATTCTGAGGGCGAAGTGGCGTGGTTTATAGTAATGGCTATTGGAGCGGGCGTAGGCGCTCTCGTAAGTGGAGGTTTCCAAGTTGCAAGAAACTTTACAAATGGCAAAAATTGGTCTGATGGACTCGGAAAGGCAATGCTCTCAGGAGCGGTTAGCGGTGCTATCGCAACAATTAGTATACCGTCTATAGGAGCGTTAGGTTCAGCAATAATTACAGGTGCAGTAGGTACGCTGGCAGGTAGGGCAATAGTCGGTGATATTAAATCTATAGATGATGTTGTAAATGCATTAGTTGTAGGAGCTGGTGCTGGAGCACTTGGCTATGGAGCGTCAAAGGTTTTATCGGGGCTGACACAGAAATATTTTGCTGGTTTAACTAAAGAAGGCCAAAAACTATTTTTAAGCAGTATAAACAAAATTACCAACCGAGATCTTACAGCCATTAGACAGACTATATCTGCTGGAGGAAAAGCCGCACAAGTTGATCAGTTAATTGAAAAATATGGTTATGACGTTGTCATAGCAGCATTTGTTTCAGGCGCTACAACGGAAGTTATACCCAAATAAGGAGAATGGTATGTATTTTCGTCAATTAAAGCACTCTATTTTTAATCTTGTCGAGTTTATAATAATTGTAGCTATAGTATTAGCTGTTGTTGTTGTAACTGATTTTATTTCAATACGAATCCAGTTTAACTTTTTAACTGTAGCAGCTATAGTGGTTATTGGAGTATGGTTAATGTCTTTGGCTTACAACATTATTAGAATAGGCATAAGCGTATTACTTGATTTAATTTGTAAAAGCTTTATTGAAGTCGAACTTCAATTCATGGAGCAATACCCTTTTAAATCAAGCTTTCTGACCGAACGAACGAAATATGAAAAAGATGGTGAAATTAAGAGAGTTAACCGGTTGGATTTTAAGATTGTTGCTAAACATAAAGAAGCGCTATTTGTTTTAACCAGTGAGACCTATTACTTGCTTGATAAAAATGTTCGATACATATTTACTATTGGTAAACATTCGCAGTTTATTGTTAACGTTCGGGATGAAAATGGTCATCCTGTTTCCACAACATAAAGTAACCCAATCGCCAAGGGTGTTGTTCCTTGTCATTGCTTCGGATGAACAGCAGATATTTTCTTTGTCGGCTGAGTTAAAAGCCTCCGAAGCACGTTTTCCTGAGCTTAACCGCATTATGGAAGAGCTTTATGAGGATAAAGTATCTGAAAGTCATCATAAAACATTTTCTCATGATGTTAATAGAATTATGTATTTCAAGGAATATGCTTTTAATCCGGAAGTTATAAAAGGGTATAATATTTTTAAATTATTGATTTACCTAAATCGGCGATTTTTGTAAATGATATATTTGTTGACGAAGTAAAAAAACATTCAATAATTGGATTTAAAAATTATTTAGTGTGGCAAAATTAATATTGAATATTCTGATATCACACTATGTCATTTGAGACCCAAAAAACATACCAACAAAACAAAGGAAAACAATATGAAAAAACGAATAATAAGCATAATATTTACAATAGCGCTGATATTCGTCTTCGGCGCGCCGATAATATCAGATGCGGTTGATATAATCTGCCTGAACGGATTATATGAATGCTCCACCTGTAACCATGTGTTCACGGCAAACGAATTATCAGTAATTAACGATGGAACAACCGATGATCCGTACTATACATCTGACATAAAAAGAACTGCAACGAATAGAGGACTAGGTCAATAATTATCCGCGAAAAATTTTCGGATACAAATCCGCTAATAAAATGACAGTGGCATAGATCAGGTGGCTCGAAAAATTTCCAATCCCCCCGCGGGGGATAGGAAATAAAAAAATATTTCTCACTTAATCTTAACTGATATAAAACTGCGACAATTAAACTTGCAATTTTCTGTAACAGTAATTTAATATTAAATTAATTTGCAAATTTTTACGATACGTGTTATAATTCAGTTGTATGCTTTTACAAGCATATATTTGGGGGCGTAATGGCTTCGACGGGGTTGTTGAAGCGTAATAAGCGGGTAGAGTCGCAGAATCTCTTAAAAACTGCAAACTTAATTTTAAACGCTGATAACAGATTAGCAATCGCTGCCTAATTTAAGGCGGCCGTCCGCCAGGTGAGCACCGCGGCATCTGAACGGGCGTAATTTAGCGGTGAACGTGAACACACTTAAGCTTTGCGGCGTGTCATGATTTTATGAAGCTCACCCGGCTCAAGCCTGTCTGCGGGCGTGATGACCGGGGAAATCAAAACACAGTCTGCACCCGGAGAAAGTTTCGTGAATGTGATTTCGGACACGGGTTCGATTCCCGTCGCCTCCACCATATAAAAAATGTCGCTTGCTATAGCGACATTTTTTATTTATTTTACGCTTCATCCCCGAATAATCCCCGAAATTTAAGCGTTTACGCAATTTTATTTAATATCGCAACGGCGCGTTCTTCTTCACGCGGATACAAATGCGAATACGTATTCCATGTAATTTCTATCTTCGAATGACCCAGGCGACGCGCTATTTCCTGTATATTAATACCTTCATTCACGAGCAGCGAGGCATGAGTATGCCGGAAATCATGTATGCGTATATGCTTCAATTTTGCAGCTTTGGCAAACCGTTGATTGAAATTTTCAATGCTCGAATCTCTCAAGCAGCTTTCGCCTCCGCATACGCGATAGTTATTCGAAAAATTAACGGCATTTGCTGACTGCCGCTTTTTATGTTCATCGAGGATATTCTTGAGCGGTATAGGTATTTGTAAATCGCGGTATGAGCTTTTATTCTTCGGCGGTGTTTCAACATCTTCTCCTTTTAATTTTTGTGCTATGCTTCTCCGAACATGAATTATATCTCCGTCTATATCTGACCATTTCAGAGCGTTTATTTCGCCTTTACGCATACCGGTGTAAAACGCGACATTGAAAAAAACGTAATATCTCCAATCCCCGGACGCTTCGGCAGCAGATTTTGCCGCGCTGATGAATGAAAGAAATTCAGCAGCTGTATAATAATTAAGCTTTTCGGCAGGCTTCTCAAAATATACTTCTTTAAAGTTGCCGATTGATTTTAACGGATTCTTAGGCATATATTCAAGCCGTACGGCGTAATTAAATAATGTGCTTAATTCTTTATAAATATTCTGCTTTGACCTGAAAGCCAAATCCTTATCAGAAAAAAGCGTCTTCCATTCCTGGAGACGCTGAACTCCCAACCGATCGAGACGAACCTTGCCGAGCTCCGGGATTATATATCGTTCCATATTACGCCGCGTTTTGTCAAATGTCGTCGCGCGTACTTCGTTCTTCTTCGCTTTAAGATATTCCTTAATGAGTTCTTCAACAGTCATCCGCAGCGTGCTTTTATCCCCGGAAGTGTATTCGTCACGAAGCTTCGCCTCAAGTTCTCGCGCTTCAGGCAAACCGTATGCAATTCTTTCAACTTGATTTGATTTCCCTTCCCTATCCGTATAATTAACGCGAACGCGGTACTGCTGCTTTCCGTCCTTTTTAACGCCTGTTTTATTTATAGGCATATTAAACCTTCTTTATATCAAAATAT comes from the Oscillospiraceae bacterium genome and includes:
- a CDS encoding RHS repeat-associated core domain-containing protein, with protein sequence MSSFAYTYYLDGNQATKTDNTGRTTTYTYDDLGRLLTESEAVGGVTQRSLSYTYDKRGNRLTLTVTGSEEYTVAYTCDANNRLITEVKTQGGITTTTTYGYDANGNQTTKTTDGVTQTSMYNLFGQLTGDGILTYTYRPDGLRSTKSDGTTTTVHIWDSGNIVAEMQNNAITVTYIRGINLIASDVDGVRTYYLYNAHGDVVNLTDSSATVTKSYDYDAFGVERNIAPGDANPFRYCAEYYDKETGELYLRARYYDPVTGRFSQEDPIGSGLNWYTYCSNDPILFIDPTGYWEETDSKFSSTVQSYLLKLTYFWYMADSDEARNDIHEEAERVRDIYSSGLGWLLDNAKIISGALADEYFLGDCSVDERDYWLYLAQEFQPDIKIDNRPILRGAIFIAGFVTPSIDDVWRYVSKKASKEMIETIGEKESKKFLKSMTKFAGKAGRNGIKKLEGKGIKGFMYEVKVISKSGAYRLLGNKAKTGEIIWEVFEKTHH
- a CDS encoding tyrosine-type recombinase/integrase, with the translated sequence MPINKTGVKKDGKQQYRVRVNYTDREGKSNQVERIAYGLPEARELEAKLRDEYTSGDKSTLRMTVEELIKEYLKAKKNEVRATTFDKTRRNMERYIIPELGKVRLDRLGVQRLQEWKTLFSDKDLAFRSKQNIYKELSTLFNYAVRLEYMPKNPLKSIGNFKEVYFEKPAEKLNYYTAAEFLSFISAAKSAAEASGDWRYYVFFNVAFYTGMRKGEINALKWSDIDGDIIHVRRSIAQKLKGEDVETPPKNKSSYRDLQIPIPLKNILDEHKKRQSANAVNFSNNYRVCGGESCLRDSSIENFNQRFAKAAKLKHIRIHDFRHTHASLLVNEGINIQEIARRLGHSKIEITWNTYSHLYPREEERAVAILNKIA
- a CDS encoding DUF1871 family protein, producing MNSIKLIINEWDPIDLLLHAPEDEYAFEIKEIKKLLNDNINLENLSEGIYEIFKLNFGDIFKKSKSDCILIAEKILFINK
- a CDS encoding RHS repeat-associated core domain-containing protein → MKSYDYDAFGVERNIASSDINPFRYCGEYYDKETGEIYLRARYYNPATGRMFSEDTVTSQFSEMANGQKIPDPLSLNLYTYCGSNPILYQDAIGHIFMLVTAAIGAVLGGIGGAIYSQIKYGKVRWQNVVAGAAIGGVIGLTGGAAAGIALAGSVTASTGAVIAGGNALIATVGTGGLASGGKFVSDNFKIFVNAFSTAAPALGTQFGKLGKLVKSPNISIDWENTTPHGLERMLERGVTQNMVDTWIKTAKVLQQSGDKFLYVARQGVVVLSKAGQVITAYGSNYFDQNMQEIVNILWKYVNFK